The sequence CTTTAATTTTAACTACTGTTGTTAAAAGTTCTGCTTGTGCCATTTGACTTGAAAGAAATCTTTCCCAAATTATTTTGTAAGCTTTTATTTGATCAGAATTTAAATATTTTTTTAATGTTTCAGGAGTTCTAAAAATACTAGTAGGTCTTATGGCTTCGTGAGCATCTTGTATGTTTTGTTTTTTTTGTTTATACATTCTTGGTTCTTCTGGATAGTATTTATTGTTATATTTTTCTAATATAAATTTTTTTGCTTCTTCCCTTGATTCATTTGAAATCCTAGTACTATCTGTTCTCATATAAGTAATTAATCCAACAGGTCCTTCATCTCCAATTTCAATACCTTCATAAAGTTCTTGAGAAATTTTCATAGTTTTTTTTACTGTAAAATCAAATATATTTGCACAAGCTCTTTGTAAAGTACTGGTAATAAAGGGAGGGAGAGGAGTTTTTTTATAAATTTTTGTTTCAATATTGCTGACTACAAAATCTGCTTTTTTTAACTCATAAACAATTTCATTTACATCTTTTTCTGATTTTATGATTAGTGATGATTTTATTTCTTTGCTCTTAGGAGTTGATATAGTTTTTCCATCCCATTTATAAAGATTTGCCGAAAGTAAGATTTTGTCTTTTTCAATTTCTGCATGAATAGACCAGTATTCTTCTTTTTTAAATGCATTTATTTCTTTTTCTCTTTCTACTACAAGTCTTAGTGCTACGCTTTGTACTCTTCCTGCTGATTTTGCACCAACTTTTCTCCAGAGAAGTGGACTTATCTTATAGCCAACAAGCCTGTCTAAAATCCTTCTTGCTTGTTGTGCTTCAACTAAATCCATATTTATTTTTCTGGGGTGCTTAATTGCATTTTTTACTGCATCTTTTGTAATTTCATTACATTCAATTCTTACAGTCTTATCTGGCTTGCCTAAAATTTCAGAAAGATGCCAAGCAATTGCTTCTCCTTCCCGATCAGGATCTGGAGCAAGATAAATCTTAATTGCTTTTTTTGCTAATTCTTTTAATTCTTTAACTACTTTAGATTTTATTTCTAGTATTTCATAAATAGGTTCAAAATTGTTTTTAATGTCTACCCCTAATCCTCTTTCTGGAAGATCTCTTATGTGTCCTATACTTGCTTTTACTAAGTAATCTTTACCTAAAAACTTATTAAAGGTTTTTACTTTACCTGGTGATTCTACAATTATAAGTGATTTATTTAATTTATCTTGTGATTTCATTTTTTGTTTTACTTTTCTAAAACCTTATTCCTCATAACTAAAATAAAATAACATATCAAGGATTAACATATGTTTAAAAAATGATTACATGTTATTTGTAATAATAAATGAATTACTAGAAGAACTATCTGAAATTGTCCAAATAGATGCTTCTTGTTCACTAAAAACTCCAAGTGGTTTTATTTCTGGTTTTAATAATACATTATATTTTTCAAGTACTTTTTCCTGCATTTTACTAATCAACTTGCAAATATCTTGTGATCTAGCATCACCCAAATTAATTATAAAGTTTGCATGAATAGAAGAAACCTGAGCAGAGCCAACCTTCCAGTCCTTTGCACCAATTGAGTCTAGAATTTTTCCTGCAGACATGTTTAATTCAATTGGGTTTCTAAAAATACATCCTGCACTTGGTTCTTTTATTGGTTGTGATTTTTGTCTCGCAATGTTATTTTCTTTCATTCTTGATCTGATTGCAGCTTCAGTATCTTGTGTCATTCTAAATTTTGCACAAAGTACAATTTGTTCATTTGTATTGATTGTAGATGTTCTATAACCAAACTTTATATCTTTAGGAGTAAGAATTTCTATTTTCCAGTTTTTTAAATTTAATATTGTAACTGTTTCTAGTATTTGATTTGTGCTAAAACCATGTGCTCCTGCATTCATTACTACTGCACCGCCTACTGATCCTGGTATGCCTTCAAAGAATTCCATGCCAGAAAGCCCTAGTTTTGCTGCATAAGCTGCTAATCTTGGTAATCGTGTACCAGCTCCACATAGTATTAAATCTGTACCAAGCTTTTCTATAAAGTTTAGTCCAGTGGTACAAATCACAGTTGCTGGAATATCTAAAGAAGAAGCAAGAACATTTGAACCAGCTCCTAACAATATCCATGGTTCATTATTATTAAAAAGTGAATTTATAAATTCAATTAATTCATGGGTAGTTGTTGGGAAACAAATTCTTTTAACAACACCACCAACTTTCATTGTAGTAAAGTTTGATAATTCAATATTTTCTAATGTTTTCACTTTTATTTGTTTGTATCTTTAGTATTTATTTTGTGCTACTTGTTCCCTTTTATGTAATCCTAGTAATTTTTGACCAATCTCTGTAATATTACCAGCTCCCATTATAAGAATTAAATCATTTGGTTTAATAATTTTTTTTAGAGAGTCTGTGATTTCATTAATATTTCCTGGCAAATAGTTAATATTTGGTTTATTGATTTCTTGGATTAATTTTTCACTTGATATGTTATTAATGTTCTTACCCCTTGCTATATATATATCTGTTACAAAGGTAATGCTCTCTTCACTTTTTAATATCTTTATGAACTCATTCCATAAATCTTTTAATCTTCTTGGCTGATGGGGTTGTAAAACAATGATAAGTCTTTTAGGATTCAATGATTTTGCTGCTTTTATTGTCTCGTGAATTTCAGTGGGGTGATGAGCATAATCATCAATAATTGTAATTTCTTTATTAGATATGATTTGAAATCTTCTTTTAACACCTTTGTAATTTTCAAGTGACTCTTTTATTTTTTCAGGACTTATACCTATTAAATAACAAACTGAAAATGTAGCAAGAGCATTTAGAATATAGTGTTCACCTGGATATTTAAGCTGCATTGATGTTAAGAAATTCTCTTTTAAGTAAATATCCCAGCTTTTAGTTGTGGCATTGTATTTTGTACTTATTTTTGGTGCATTGTTTTCAGAACAAAAGCCATATGAAATTAATTTTGGATTATCTAAGTCAAAATTGTTTGTAATAAGTTCTTTTGTGGTTTTGTCAGACAAGCAAAAAACCAATCCTTTATTTAAAACTGATTTTTTTGCAAATTCAAGAAATGAATTTTTTATTTCTTCAAAACCATGAGGAAAATTCTCTAAATGATCAGGTTCAATATTTGTAATGACTCCAATTTCAGGATTCCCTTTAAGAAGGCTTTTATCACTTTCATCAGCTTCAATAACAAAATATTCTCCACTATCTGTAATTATATTTGTATTTTTGGCAAGGAGTATTCCTCCTAAAACTACAGATGGGGAAAAATTGTTTTTTAAAAGTACTTCTGCAACCATTGCAGTTGTTGTAGTTTTTCCATGTGTGCCTGAAATTGAAATTAATTTTTTTGAAGAAGTAAAGTATTCAAGTAAATCTGCTCTGTGGAGAATAAGCTTGTTGTTTTCTTTTGCCCATTTAAGTTCTTCGTTTATATTTTCTATAGCTGTAGAGTAAATCACAATATCTGGATTTATTTTTTTTATGTTTTCTTTACTATGAGGGCTCCAAATATCTTTAATGCCTTCTGTTATGAGGGTTGAAATTAGCTCTGAGTATTCTCTGTCAGAACCAGATATTAAAGTTGAAACTTCTTTAAAGGAATATCTTGCAAGGGCACTCATTCCAATGCCGCCTATTCCAATAAAGTGGATTTTTTTATTTTTAAGATTATGATTTAACGTTTTTCGATTCAAGCATTTTTAACCACTTAGAGATTCTTGACTTTTTGTGAGCAGCATTTTTAAGATGAAGTATACCTTTAGAAGTAGCTCTGTCAATTACTGCAAAAGCTTTATTTGCAGTAGCTTTTGCTGAACTCTCATCATTTTTTGATACAAAGTGGTTAACTTTTTTAATCAAAGTTTTTATCTCTGATATTTTTGTTTGGTTCCTAAGTCTATTTCTTTCAGAAGTTTTTACTCTTTTAATTGCTGATTTTAATCTTGGCATAAATTTAATTAATAATTGTAGTCTATGGTCTTTTTATTGTGCTCCTCCATTATCAAGTGAAATAATAACATCTGGCATGCTCATTACAACACCATACCCAGTTAGTACAAAACCACCTAAAGTTTCTTGTGTCTTTACTTCAGTACTTTTTCCTAATATAAATGGTTCTTGTAAAGTTGAATCTGATAAGTAACAAATATCACCAGCTTTTTCGCCTTCTGTACCATCTAATACTCTAACTGGTTCATTTGTAAAAGGGTTTGTTAAACTTTTTGCTATACCAAGTTCAATAATTTCATTTGCATCTTTTGGTACAACTCCACCCATATCTACTGTTGCAATTGCAATATTTGCTCTAAGAGCTTGCACACTTGCATTTACGCTTGCATTTTTTGCTCTGTCTTGAGCACCAATTAAGTTTGGAACTGCAAGTGTAATTAGTATACCTATAATTACAACAACAACTAAAAGTTCAATTAACGTAAAACCATAAGAATTTCTTTTAGATCTTAATTTCATTTTTTCTTTTCTCCTCTTTTCTCCGTTTTCTCCGTTTTCTCTGTTAAGTTTTTAGTATAACAAAAAGATATCAGGCAAATTTACCATAATATTTTAACTTATGATAAGGTAAATTTTATGCAAAGAACATTTTTAGCAATAAAGCCTGATGGAGTTCAAAGAAGATTAATAGGCAAAGTTATAGGTAGGCTTGAAGATAAAGGTTTTAAATTAGTTGCAATGAAATTTATGCATCTTAGTGATGACCTTGCAAAAAAGCATTATGGTGAACATAAAGACAAACCATTTTTTAGTGATCTTGTAAGTTTTATAACTTCTGGCCCAATTGTTGCAATGATATGGGAAGGGAAAGATGTTATTAATACAGTAAGAAAAATGATGGGTAAGACTAATCCTCTTGAGGCTGAAGCAGGTACTATTAGAGGAGACTTTGGAATTGATACAGGAATGAATATAGTGCATGGTTCAGATAGTGAAAGTAGTGCGAAAAGAGAAATAAGCTTGTTTTTTAAGGAAGATGAAATGATGCTATAATAACTTTTCTAATATTAGATTGAGGTATATTCAAAAATGCTACGAGTAAGACTTTCAAGAAAAGGTAAAAAGAAATCTCCCTTTTACAGGATTGTTATAATTGATAAAAGAAATAAGAGAGATGGTGCTCCTGTTGAAGAAGTAGGAACATACAATCCATTTACTAAAGAACTTAAAGCAGACAAAGAAAAAATCCAAGACTGGATTAAAAAAGGTGCTATACCAACAGCTACAATAACTTCTTTATTAAAAAGATAACTGATTTAAATTACTCACCAGAACCAGTAACTCTATTGTGGCTTCCATTTTTGTGTCCATTATTATTGTTGGGTTCGTTTGAATTGAATATTTTTGATTTAGGTGAAGAACTACCTGTATCTGCAAAAGCTGCAGCTGCGGTTGCTGAACCTACTATAAGTGCAGATACTGTAGCAGGTGCTTTCATTAGCTCTGTTGAGATACCTAGAATACTTTCTTTTACATGTGTAAGATATGTTAAAAATCCTGA comes from Candidatus Melainabacteria bacterium and encodes:
- the rpsP gene encoding 30S ribosomal protein S16 gives rise to the protein MLRVRLSRKGKKKSPFYRIVIIDKRNKRDGAPVEEVGTYNPFTKELKADKEKIQDWIKKGAIPTATITSLLKR
- the murB gene encoding UDP-N-acetylmuramate dehydrogenase, which encodes MKTLENIELSNFTTMKVGGVVKRICFPTTTHELIEFINSLFNNNEPWILLGAGSNVLASSLDIPATVICTTGLNFIEKLGTDLILCGAGTRLPRLAAYAAKLGLSGMEFFEGIPGSVGGAVVMNAGAHGFSTNQILETVTILNLKNWKIEILTPKDIKFGYRTSTINTNEQIVLCAKFRMTQDTEAAIRSRMKENNIARQKSQPIKEPSAGCIFRNPIELNMSAGKILDSIGAKDWKVGSAQVSSIHANFIINLGDARSQDICKLISKMQEKVLEKYNVLLKPEIKPLGVFSEQEASIWTISDSSSSNSFIITNNM
- the murC gene encoding UDP-N-acetylmuramate--L-alanine ligase, yielding MNRKTLNHNLKNKKIHFIGIGGIGMSALARYSFKEVSTLISGSDREYSELISTLITEGIKDIWSPHSKENIKKINPDIVIYSTAIENINEELKWAKENNKLILHRADLLEYFTSSKKLISISGTHGKTTTTAMVAEVLLKNNFSPSVVLGGILLAKNTNIITDSGEYFVIEADESDKSLLKGNPEIGVITNIEPDHLENFPHGFEEIKNSFLEFAKKSVLNKGLVFCLSDKTTKELITNNFDLDNPKLISYGFCSENNAPKISTKYNATTKSWDIYLKENFLTSMQLKYPGEHYILNALATFSVCYLIGISPEKIKESLENYKGVKRRFQIISNKEITIIDDYAHHPTEIHETIKAAKSLNPKRLIIVLQPHQPRRLKDLWNEFIKILKSEESITFVTDIYIARGKNINNISSEKLIQEINKPNINYLPGNINEITDSLKKIIKPNDLILIMGAGNITEIGQKLLGLHKREQVAQNKY
- the topA gene encoding type I DNA topoisomerase; protein product: MKSQDKLNKSLIIVESPGKVKTFNKFLGKDYLVKASIGHIRDLPERGLGVDIKNNFEPIYEILEIKSKVVKELKELAKKAIKIYLAPDPDREGEAIAWHLSEILGKPDKTVRIECNEITKDAVKNAIKHPRKINMDLVEAQQARRILDRLVGYKISPLLWRKVGAKSAGRVQSVALRLVVEREKEINAFKKEEYWSIHAEIEKDKILLSANLYKWDGKTISTPKSKEIKSSLIIKSEKDVNEIVYELKKADFVVSNIETKIYKKTPLPPFITSTLQRACANIFDFTVKKTMKISQELYEGIEIGDEGPVGLITYMRTDSTRISNESREEAKKFILEKYNNKYYPEEPRMYKQKKQNIQDAHEAIRPTSIFRTPETLKKYLNSDQIKAYKIIWERFLSSQMAQAELLTTVVKIKAGKGLFHVTATEIIFDGFLRAFESNYGDEEEEENKKDLLLDEEITQLPDLKAGDKLIPKSINPKQHFTEPPSRFNEASLVKKLEELGIGRPSTFANTISTILDRKYVHKLDKKALAPTKLGLIVTELLINHFPKYVDYDFTAEMELSLDKIEEAKQKWNKMISDFYVGFSETLKKAQSELLKVEIKSEYNCPKCGKPMLLRGGRFGPFLGCSDYPECKTVINLNKDGVPYKEDRESNEKCSKCKSTMIIKHGPYGEYLQCTNEECKHRATFLKTIGIKCLREGCGGELIEKRSRAGKIFYGCSMWSKTKCNSAFWFRPISSYCPECNSILTFKETSRITQIICSNKECKYQKDPSQEELTKYGSQRKKSTEQVQVQ
- a CDS encoding prepilin-type N-terminal cleavage/methylation domain-containing protein, translating into MKLRSKRNSYGFTLIELLVVVVIIGILITLAVPNLIGAQDRAKNASVNASVQALRANIAIATVDMGGVVPKDANEIIELGIAKSLTNPFTNEPVRVLDGTEGEKAGDICYLSDSTLQEPFILGKSTEVKTQETLGGFVLTGYGVVMSMPDVIISLDNGGAQ
- the ndk gene encoding nucleoside-diphosphate kinase yields the protein MQRTFLAIKPDGVQRRLIGKVIGRLEDKGFKLVAMKFMHLSDDLAKKHYGEHKDKPFFSDLVSFITSGPIVAMIWEGKDVINTVRKMMGKTNPLEAEAGTIRGDFGIDTGMNIVHGSDSESSAKREISLFFKEDEMML
- the rpsT gene encoding 30S ribosomal protein S20 yields the protein MPRLKSAIKRVKTSERNRLRNQTKISEIKTLIKKVNHFVSKNDESSAKATANKAFAVIDRATSKGILHLKNAAHKKSRISKWLKMLESKNVKS